The genomic DNA CCTCCCCCCATTCCCCATCACCCCCCCTACCCTTCAGGATCAAAGCAGCCCTCCACAGCTCCAGTCCCCAAGCGGAGCTTCCTCcccagaggagaggcaggaggagggtgTTGCTACCCTGGACTGCCCCCGTGTAGCGCCCCAGCCTGGCCCCCAGGGGGCGTCTGTGGGGCGTGAGCCACGCAGCAGCAGGACTCGTTCCCGCGGCCGGACCCGCAGGGCTGCGGCAGGAGGTGGGACTTCCTCCCGGTCGTCTAGGAGACGTAGCCGCTCCCCTCTTCAGAGAAACCCAGCCCCTAACTCAGCTACCTTATCCCCTAATGGTGGAAATGGTGGCTCTAATAATATCCACACTGCCGAGCCCAGCAATGGAACTGCTTCTGTCTCCATGGAGACCGGTGAGGCCGTGTCAGAGCCGGCTGTAGTAGCAGAGCCTGGTCCAGAGGCAGGGGAGCAGGAGGCAGAGGCACACACGGCCGGGGCGGGGGGCGCAGGAGGGGTACGCCGCCATCCCACCATCATGCTGGACCTGCAGGTGCGTCGCATCCGACCGGGAGAGAACCGGGACCGAGACAGCATCGCCAGCCGTACCCGCTCCCGGGCCCGCGCTGCCGAGAATACCGTCACCTTCGAGAGTGACAGTGGAGGCTTCCGGCGCACCATCTCCCGCTCGGAGCGGGCCGGGATCCGGACCTACGTCAGCACCATCCGGATCCCTCTGAGGAGGATCAGTGAGACTGGCCTGGGGGAGCCCAGCTCCACCGCCCTGCGCTCCATCCTCAGACAGATCATGACCGGCTTCGGAGAGCTCAGCTCCCTCATGGAGACGGAGGCTGACTCTGAGACCACCGGGGGCACGCCAGGTCACCAGGACCCTGCTGGACCCAACGCAAACACCACCACACAGGCCTACCATAGCCACGGCAACGAGAGTGGAACTGGGGCGGAAGGTCAGGCaggaggggtggagatggagaccGAGGGAGCGGCAGGGGCCGAGGAGGAAGGAGGCCAGGAGAGATTAGTCGGGAGTGACAGCGGTGCCGGTGGAGTCCCCACCCCCAATGAGGGTCGGCCGACGACCAGGGACACAAACAACCTGGTGGAAAACGGCACACTGCCCATCCTGCGTCTAGCCCACTTCTTTCTGCTRAacgatgaggaggatgaggagcacCCTCGTGGCCTGACCAAAGAGCAGATCGATAATCTGGCCACGCGCACCTACGGCCAGGCTAGCCTGGAGGGAGAGGCGGGGCGCGCCTGCAGCGTCTGCATTAATGAGTATGCCCAGGGGAATAAGCTGCGCCGCCTGCCCTGCGCCCACGAGTTCCACATCCACTGCATTGACCGCTGGCTCTCTGAGAACAACACCTGCCCCATCTGCAGGCAGCCCATCCTCCCTGTGCACCAGGACTGACCCTGCCCTGACCTTTGATCTCTAGAACCCCCTGACCCTAGACCGCCACCAGCTACACCTTGCCACCTGTTGGCTGAACTGAGCATGCCCGAGCGGAGTGGACGGTGCATGTACATAGCGCTTTAATGTTTTCATTTATCATTGCGCTATCCATTGAGGGGGGGAGAAAAAACTATAAATGCAGAGAATTAACAAAGCTTTATTTTTTTAGACTTATTTTATTTTCAGcacttttttttccttttctttcctccTTGTTTCTCTTTGGCCACTCTGTCATGATGTCACTGAGGTCCACATGTAAAGATAGGACTTATGCTAATGAGCTACTATAGCCAGCTGCTGCTCCTCTACCTGATGCGCTGTGACATCKCCCTGTCACAACCAGACTACAGTAATCAGTCAGACACATCTCTGGACTTGATTTGGTTGAGAACGTGTAAATATGTCACCGCCTCCTGTGTTTTGGGGTTGAGAAGAGAAAGTCCTCCTCAGTCGCCTTGCATTTTAATCAGAAGCAGGAAACAGCCATTTTAAGTTAAAGCTAATATTGGAATCCTCCATTTTAAAGCTCCA from Salvelinus sp. IW2-2015 linkage group LG27, ASM291031v2, whole genome shotgun sequence includes the following:
- the LOC111953262 gene encoding E3 ubiquitin-protein ligase RNF6 — translated: MVMDPPGGRDERRRQAERLRREEAYYHFINDLSEEEYRLMRDSNLLGTPGEVTAEELRQRLDGAKERVSSQPRPEPRPQNTETGEEEGSSGTAEPGAETSNGDSLLEWLNTFRRTGNATRSGQSGNQTWRAVSRTNPNSGEFRFSLEININHEQPGEHSDTPDPSELSPVPPPSTASIRTSPSTRPSPYTPARPSPYPSPRATLGRRAQTRRTRSTTTTPPLTPAPFTSPLSPPTALSTTALHLPPFPITPPTLQDQSSPPQLQSPSGASSPEERQEEGVATLDCPRVAPQPGPQGASVGREPRSSRTRSRGRTRRAAAGGGTSSRSSRRRSRSPLQRNPAPNSATLSPNGGNGGSNNIHTAEPSNGTASVSMETGEAVSEPAVVAEPGPEAGEQEAEAHTAGAGGAGGVRRHPTIMLDLQVRRIRPGENRDRDSIASRTRSRARAAENTVTFESDSGGFRRTISRSERAGIRTYVSTIRIPLRRISETGLGEPSSTALRSILRQIMTGFGELSSLMETEADSETTGGTPGHQDPAGPNANTTTQAYHSHGNESGTGAEGQAGGVEMETEGAAGAEEEGGQERLVGSDSGAGGVPTPNEGRPTTRDTNNLVENGTLPILRLAHFFLLNDEEDEEHPRGLTKEQIDNLATRTYGQASLEGEAGRACSVCINEYAQGNKLRRLPCAHEFHIHCIDRWLSENNTCPICRQPILPVHQD